The Ostrea edulis chromosome 1, xbOstEdul1.1, whole genome shotgun sequence genomic sequence atatatatatatatatatatatatatatatatatatatatatattgtataaaagggttgtgtttcCAGAATTTGTCATAAATTGATCTGTTCATTAATGCTttttctatggccctacttaacacaactgcgaattagcataggcctaaattttgcagtccttcacaggcaatggtgacgtttccatatcagtgaaatattctcgagagggacgttaaacaatatacaatcaatcaatagatcATCATTTAGATTCAATTCACCTTTAAATAGTCGTCACAGGGATTCCATTCTTTGATATCCATGTCGATGACAGTAATTGTCACATTCGATTGAGGATGTCCCGTTCTAATTAACCACGTGCAATTTACATTGTTTGGATAGGTCGCAGGGAAATCAGGTGATGTAATCTGTCCGCTCTTTTCGTCCAGATATCCCATGAAAACATCTCGTGTTGATCCATAACCTAAAAAGTCAATAATGCTTAGGATTGTATCTATGATTTCTTTTTCCATTGGTATATGTgtaatattctcgagagggacgttaaacaatattgaatCAATCATTGATATATGATCAGTATTAATATTGCAATTCTTACCCAAGCTCCCCACCAGCGTTAGAATGGTTTTCATAAGGTACATCTTGCCTGAGGACTGAATGCGATTAACAATGCTTACAGGGAAGTTTCCTGCGGAAGTGTTTGTTTTGAAGTGTTTCAAAAATGATGGTACGTAGTCTGATATAAATATACTAACATAACTGTTAAAGCTTTACATTGTGTTGATTaatgaatagatataaataaGATAAGCCTTaactctatctctctctctctctctctctctctctctctttgaaagatgaagataacgaacagtgatcaatcgcataactcaaaatacaaaatagaaagatgggcaaacagtttttaaaagaaaaagtgaaATATTGCTGAgattgattttttcatccatgttttaaaaggaagttagccgttatgacgatatagagtacctccttaatatATTCATCTTGCATGTATTTCCTGAAACGATAATAATCTCAGTATGCTTTCTTAAAAAAGAGTATATATTATTATCTTTCAAAGGAAAGATGTTATCATGCACTTCTTTTCcctttttattctttttttttttttaaacctgaAACATGTCACTTCTATCGCACAACATACAGTGTATTTCAAACTTAATCACAGTTTCCATCATAAGTAGAAATGCTTTCCTcgttgtacatgtagtttcttAATCCTATGTTTGAATGTAAACAGATTAAAGAATTTAAGCGGATCAATTTCACGGAACTTACAAACTATTAAAACTAATCTACAAAATCTTCTCAATTCAACTAATTCAGTACATCTTCTTTTAAACATTCTTAAGAAAAATCATTAGTTTAAACACCAAAGTTGCCATTGGGTTATAAGGTGgttgtatatatacagtatatatatatatatatatttaaaaaatatgaaaagaaaacacagaaatcctccgtaaagctttagcgctttcattaaattaaattaatttagCTATCCAAAAAGCTAACATAGACATTGTTGCCTTGTTCTATATTATGAAAAATTGTCTCTTGTAAATTAAACGACGCGGTTAAACAACctagatatttttgaaaaccttGTTGTTGAGCATTTGGGAAATGTTTTGATACAAGAGTTGAATTTGAGATACGAGATAGAATTATTTTctcaagtattttaaaaaagcaGGGCAAAAGAGATATAGGCCTATAACTGTTGCATGCGGCTTTCGATTTGTCTCCACCTTTATATAATGGAACTATTAAGCCGCGCTTCCATTCATGGGGAATATTACCGCAGGCTATGACTGCATTGAACATTTTTAGAAGACAGAGGGTAAGAATTTTACCTCCGTGAATAATATGTTCATTTGTTAGTGAATCATGGCCAGGTGCTTTCCGTAACTTTAGATTATTTATAATTGGTGTAAGTTCTTCCAATTCTATATTATCACCCGGTAAGTCACTAACATCAACCTCACATTATTTTATAATGTTGTTAATATTATTCTCAACTTCGTATTTAAAGTTAGAATCAAAATGTTCCTCTTCTAAAGGACTataaattttttcaaaatgagaaGCAAAGACTTCCGCTACACTATTTGGGTCATTTTGAATCTGACCattgttgtcttttatttcgggATAAATTCTAGAGGCTCGGGGTTTTCTGCGTTTGGCTAATTTCCAAAATAGACGTATGTCACATTCTGACGCATTGTCGAGGTCACGGTAGACCTTACACATGTGTTTTTCATGTTCTTCATTTAGAGCGTTTCAAAACAGTCGCTTTGCTCTTTTATAATTTCGATATGATGTAAAGTTCATACCGCGAGGACGTCCTTCAGATATCCATACACGACGCTTAGAACGTTCAATAGTGTGAAGTTCTTTAACGACTTTTGTCCATTCCGGACGAGTAAAAGGATTGAATGACGTAAATGGGATTGATTCCCTGGCACATCTGTGGAGAGTATTCGAAATAGTACGGATATACTCGCCCAGGTCTGTATTGTTATTTATGTTAGATTCTAACAGGTGCTCTAGGGCGTTATCAACTTTCTGTCTGTATTCTACGACAGCCTCGGGTGCAGCTTTGTGCCACGCCGGTAATTGTGATTGGGTGTACCTAAGATTATGTGTAGCTATATTGAAATCCATAGCTGCTATGATAGGTAAATGGTCAGAAGTTGTAGAAAACGTACCTTCCGGAATAATTCTATAACTTTGCAAATTTTCTAAGACATACTTGTCAAAAAGAATATATTAATCTAAGGTTGTAAATTTTTGAACAAAAGAAAACTTCTCACCTTCTACGACAAAGTCAGTATTCTGAATGCATAAATTATGCTTTGAAACTAAATTTAGCAATAAATTTGATTTGCGTGCGTTTGTATTGCAGAAATCaacaattgtagttccatatatttaaagaaataatttttttcattgcgcgatttttctcatttcctcttcttcttttctcttaatttttgtacccctgattaggaaattttgtgtaatttgtagaaataaccaagtgtatacaaaggaactatttgctgttggtagctgaggctacttcctgaggtgcactccggctgtttacatacatgtgaaaaacacgtggatttgagggtagtcttgtttgcgggtaatttattttcgaaaatgccgcgtagggtgttgtttttctggtgtcgacagacgagataggtaacatagaacgtttctgactgcgttattcggcatcaattctgtaaactgatttttaatgatttttttcctctatagtaatatatagtgaaaaaaattaccggtgtgataccttaatACCCCACCACGATCTACATTCAGTTCATCAGGTGttagtgaaaataaaaacaatgaaatgttatTGGATGAGAAGACAGACTTCAGCATTGTACGAAAATCTGCATAATTACTCCGCTCTcctaatgaaaataaaaccacaCAGTATTGTTTAAGTATCAATGTTGTATGTATTTGTGTCATCTATGACATTTTAACGCCTGGAAAAAGTGGTGTCGTAGGTTTTTTCACAGGTCTGGTACACGTGCGTTCTGGTCAATGTCGGGAGGAGGCGACGTTTTGTCCGAAGAACTGTACAAAATGAACAAATATACACTCGAAttgtattatcatcatttctGTAACAGATAACTCCCACTCCTTGATGAATGGAAAACCTTTCTTGTCGACAGTGTATTTCTACAATGtctataaatactaaatgtttaatgacagatgtatttctacatgtacaatgtctATAAACACTAAATGTCTAATGGCAGTGTAGATAGTCTATCAacattaatgttttaatgacggtgtatttttatattttctataaacaCTAAATGCTCAACACAGCGCTAACGATAGTTTTAAACCGCTCAAGCGCCGGTATCATTGGTATCAATCTGATGGTGTGTGgataagaatgaaatatatatcataaatacattcgaacacacacacacacacacacacacacacacacacacacacacacacacacgtttTCAAGAACCCCATGAACCTGATTTAGTATTTCAGGGACATGATATTCACCACATCGTCCTCCTCCCACTTTCTCTCATGTTCCCTCTACTTCGGATCTCCCTCAATTCCCCCGCCTTTTTATCTTTGCTCTTCTCTTCCCTTTCCCCGTCTATTGTCTCTCTCCTCCTCCTTTTACCCATGGTTATAGATGTTTGTCCTGATTCTTACAATGTTttgaatgtatacatgtatgctagcTTTCTATGTATTCAAAGAATATGCGAGTGCAATCCAAACTAAAGTAAGAACTTGTTATATAAATACATCTTATGATGAAGTCTATGAAGTCTACCTTGCTTGCAACCGCTTCCTCACACAAATTGCGGCGGTTACCAGTATGAGCTCAACAACACATATGCCGATTATCAGGGAAACTGTAACGACATTGTTGGAAAATTCATCAAGATCAATATTTCCTTTAAAATTTGCTAACTGTCATAGTCCTTGTTGTTATCTAATATAAAAGAAATAGGTAGTAGTAGATGAATACAATGAAGTAAACTTACCTATTTGACCAACTGTGAATTCTGACGAAATAACTGTAACGAATATTATTAAAACCATGAAaggaaaattattgaaaaattctaaaacttTCATTCTTATAATGTTATGTGATATAATATTCCAGCAGATCAGTTAGAAATAGAATAATCCCGGTATGGAGTTCGTTTCAATAAGCGagttgataattttatttcttattacAAGTATTGTGTTTCGACCTGATTTACCATTGATAGAGACCGTTGTTGATGAATTAATAATGGTGTGGGTTAACATCTTTGTGACTAGTAGCGGATTTATTGTTGCATTGATTACAGTTGTTACTTGTGATGACGTCCGTGATACTGATATTTTTGGCTTGATTGGTACTGCCTGGTTTGTTGTTGTAGTCGGAGTTGTTTTccttgttgttgttgttgttgttggaggTGTTCGTCTTGTTCTGGTCGGAGTTGTCGTCTTTCGTGTCCATGACGGAGTCAGTGGTTTTGATGTtgataaaattattgttttgGAAATTGTTGGAGGTAGTGGTGAGCTAACTTAAAAGAATACTGGAATTAATATTGAGGAATATcgctgtacatgtatatcattcatGATAACTCTAAATGTAAAGGCAATCAACATACCTGTCCAAGATAGACGGAATCCTTTTCCTGTCCCTCTGCGGTCAGATACAAAGGATATTTTGATTCTCTTTGTGTTCTAGCACATTTTAGAAACAAAGTATAACAGCAAGGATCCACTTCCTGAATCTGAAAAACATAAAAGACAAACACTCAAAATCATTTCTGTGTAAAAGCCACTAAAAGGTGTACAATATTGTTTGTAGACAATCATTTCCATTGAGTTCACGTCTAAGTAATCGTCACATTTTTCGATATCCATATCGATGACAGTAATCGTTACGTTCGATTTATTGTGTCCCGTTCTAATCATCCACGTGTAGTTTACATTGTTTGGATAGTCCCCAGGGTAACCAGGTGATGTAATTTCTCCGCTCTTGTCGTCCAGATACCGCatgaatgtttttattattactCCATAACCTAACGAAAGTGAATAAAACTTATAAGTTTatcgataaattcttttttcaattGATATATGATGTATTTTTCATGATCAGTATTAATAGTGCAATTCTTACCCAAGCCCACCATCAGTGTTAGAATTGTTATCATAAAGTACATCTTGCCCGAGGACCGAATGTCTAAAAATGACAAGCAATCAAATGCTTACACGGAAGTTTACAGAGGATGAAGTGTGTCTTTTTCTATAAGTGTTACAAGGATGACAGTACGTAGTCTGATAGAAACATTATAACGTGACTGAAACAGGTTTACATTATGTTGGAAGATTGaatgaattaaattatataaacaatgaatatgaataaatataaataacttTTAACTCTCTCTCTATCTTAAATTTTCGATATGACCTGTTGGCCCTtcctcaggacgatagaatatttacatagaaaataaaactaaatagaaaaggaatagcactacaactaaactacaaaagctgtcaatttattttttattcattcattattatttataatttgcAAAAGCGCTTAAATATACATTGAATGAGGATGATTGGAATGttgtaattagggctatacggaccatggatatcggcctggatagctcagtggttagagcacctaataaaagatttttaaaaaaaaaacaaaccagcACCTGACCAGTAATGCAAGGGTCccgggtttgattcccggtccagccaaagattttctcctctctcctatactacatttggtgccattgaCTACCCCTGGTGGTAGATTACCATGGGCGAAATGAACCCGGGTTGATATTGGAAgacaattataaaaattataattgatcttaaggagggaggaatgtggtaattagggctatacgaaccgtggatatcggcctggatagctcagtggttagagcacctgactagtaatgcaggggtcccgggttcgattcccggtccagccaaagattttctcctctctcctatactacaggCCATAGTTTGATATTTTACCCGATCTGATTGCACGCTGAATTAGGAACCTCTCATATCATATCTACATATCgctatatataaattaaaagcTTCTCTATTACATCGTAATCTTGTTCAGGAGGGTTTTCAAAGTATTGTGCTACGTGTTCCAACGTAAAACTTCTAACAATATATGATCAGCAACATTGCGTTCCTCACCAGCGGTGTACGATCAGTAACATTGCGTTCCTCACCAGTGTTACATCATCAGTTTCCGtcattgtttaaattgtttttaatcaGTACATCTTCCATGAAAGCTGAATGTCTCAAGAACGAGTAAATATCAAATGCTCACATGGAATTTAGAATAGTCAGTTACATCATTTGACGTCATCAAATATTGACGCTTAATCAAATGTCCTTAATGAtagatttttcttcttctccttTTCATAGTTTTTAGATGAATTGCACGAGTATCTTCCTTATCATTTTCTCAAATAATTTCAAACCGTCATTGCTGGCCGTCATGAAAGGGAAAATTGATCCGTATGCAATTTTATGAATTTACTTATTTGtttgattcccccccccccccctttaatgTTTTGCTTGGGGATACTTACGATGCCATATATACTTTTATGAGGATCTCGAGCTCTAAGAGTAACACATGGATAAACGTTTACACCAGGAAACAGCGATTTCAAGAGTCCTTGGGAGGCAGAGGAAACAACTTCCGGTGAAAAAGGGGATGGAAACACTTAAAAGTACCAGAAATTAAACAacttaaataattcaatttccCAAAGGAAACCACAATTTACTTGTGAGGATTTAGAGGTTGCATCTTCGTTTTGCTAGTCTCATCCTTTAGTGGTCACAAAGGGGTGTGTCCACATCCATCATTTAACATATGACAATGTGACAGAGAACACGAACAACTCGATGCTGTCATGTCATAAAGACAGCAACATCTGCATTCACATTTGTTAGACTACACCATATAAAATTagtctgattccacacacaataATTACGTTAAAATCTTATTAATTTAACATTCTACTTAATTTTTGTCtgaattcccagtcgttaatTAAACAGAcgaactatatttatcaagatctATACACGCATTTGTTCACAGCCTCAACATGTTCCAGATGGACGATGAATGGCTGCCATTACAATCTGTCAAGACATCAAAGGCAAAAAAACATAGAAAATGTAAGTGTTCACTTCCacaatgatgaaaatgacaagAACGGTAGAAGTAAAAATTGTGTGCATAACGAATTCACTTTATGTGTGATACGagaaattttaaatatagaaGCAAATAACAGGGTGTGGGTGTCACTGTCATCATGACAGTAGCTAGTTGTTTGTTATCtacatttcttttaattttgaaatttttaggaGTTTATGCGAGAGAAAAACAATGCAAGAagatttcacacacacacatacacaagcaatacattttatttctaaaaattggcattaattccacttttggtaatcatacatatactccaactgctctttcaaatgatgaaattcttcaaaaccatgcttcagttttagacaaatttaatattccagtcaattgGTCGAAtgaatgagttaccgtacctatactggattcctaaactacataaaaacccttacatgtacaaacaaagatacattgctggatccagtaagtgctctaccaagcccctatctttgctcctcaagaaaatgttaacagctgtgaaggagaaacttcaaacttactgtgcgactacatatgccagaagtggtgttaatcaaatgtggattctaaaaaattctaaagaacttttagtaaacttgaaatcacagaatttttcccaaatcaatagcattaaaacctatgacttttcaacactatacacgaccattcctcacgataaattaaagactagactttttgacatcatagacagttgcttcttcaacaaaaacagaaatactcatatctagtgatcagtcattcaaaaacttactttgttaaacaccactctgattccacgcacaagtactttgaagttgaaataaaaaatatgctagagttcctcattgacaatatcttcgtggtctttggtgatcaggtcttccaacagtctgttggaattcccatgggcacgaattgtgctcctttgttagctgacctgtttttatattcatatgaagcagaatttattcaaaaacttctacgcgagaaggaaaaatatctcgctgtgaccttcaattcgacttttagatatatcgatgacgttttgtctattaacaatgaaagctttcattcatatgtcaatttgatatatccctgtgagcttgaaataaaggacaccacagagtcgtccacttctgcttcatacttagatattttattgaatgtagacattaacggcaaactgacaactcaactgtatgacaaacaggatgatttcagcttctccatcaacttcccatatttatgtagcaatattccattatcacctgcatatagtgtttatatatctcaactgattcgatatgcaagagcttgttca encodes the following:
- the LOC130046549 gene encoding cubilin-like codes for the protein MYFMITILTLMVGLGYGVIIKTFMRYLDDKSGEITSPGYPGDYPNNVNYTWMIRTGHNKSNVTITVIDMDIEKCDDYLDIQEVDPCCYTLFLKCARTQRESKYPLYLTAEGQEKDSVYLGQYSFKLAHHYLQQFPKQ